DNA from Megachile rotundata isolate GNS110a chromosome 8, iyMegRotu1, whole genome shotgun sequence:
AAATTATCTGTAACTTAAGTTAACGAATTACTGTCAGATTATACAATATACTGGCagcttgaaatttgataaatgctTTAAAGTGAAATAATCTTACGACTTCATTTCGCATTACTTATGTAGATATTAAAAGGGAGCAAACTTTTACATATTCATTTAAATGGCCTTTAGCGTAAACAACAAGAAAATgtctttgaaatattattacattaacaagtttatttatacaattaactACCTATGTACAATATATCAATAAGAATGttgtataattttaacataGATTTAAAGAGGCTTTTTTTAGAATGGCGTCTGCCATTTATATGCTAAAATTCTAATTATTTGCTCTGTTTATAACCTGTATACATAAAAGTTATGAATCGATAATGACATCCCAGACTTCGCAGATGAGCATTCTAtacttatcattattatcaaccatgAGTTTTCATGTAATTTTCATAGAAATTAATACTTATGGTAGTGATCACTGATTAACTATAAATTAATCAAAGATCAACTTAAAGATGGATTTATAACACATTTCAATATTCTACTGTGTTGAAATTGATATCAGTGTACTGATCAagtatacataataatatataaattaatataaagctTCCATAAATATTTGTTTCGAATATTTAGTAAATGTTCTCCTTATACTTGATTTTAGCTTgtaaaattttgatatatttttatgcatTTTGTGCCACGTTCCAATGTAATGCTTAGTAAAATTGTaagatattatttaattaaaaaatgaaaaaaatttgttcGCAACTGCTGAATATGTTCTCGTTTAAAACATATTCAAATTACATTCTCAAGTACAATTAAATTGTATCTAAAACGATATTGTCTCTAACTTACGTTTCTTAATGAAATAAGTTTCGCaagttcaaattataaatttcataagaaGGAAGTTTGACTTAATCTATCTCGTAAGAATAGAAGTCAAATGAataaatgcaaatttaaaaaaaaaatgttatggaCGAAAGATCATAATTAAACCTACATTGTTCGTTTTTTTCAAATAGTTATTTGTTTCTACTCGCACCtattatgtatagtatattTACCTGGTGTAATAGTAAATTTAATTCAAACAGTTGTTCCATACGTACTGAACATCACTCTGGTGGTATCTGTATCCAGAGTAACGTCTTCTGGAGATGCTAAATCGACTTTTATAGATCCAGAATTATTTCTTCTTCTCGTCATGCCGCCACCCCAATTTGATAATGTCCAATGATACGTTTCGCCCTCCTTTTCTGTATTCGTCGTTTCTTGCGTTTCGTTATCTTTGTCTAAGCCAGTCTCTACAGAAACTGAAGAATGTGAAGCTACAGAATCGAAACTGGAATCAGCTGCTCCTCTGTAACGACTAACGTATTCAGTGGACATTTCACCAGGAGATTCTTCTATCGCTCTCAATATATTTTGACAGAGTTCTGAATCGAGTGGAATCGGATTCTCGGAGTCGCGATTGTGAATGGTAACAGCTATGTGAGCTGGATGTGGGATAGGAAGCGGAATAAGTAACTTTTCCGCGCTGTAAGGACGAATCTGTCGTTTCCACGGCTGCCAGCGTGCTTCTGTCGTACCATTTGTCGATGTTGTGCGTCTTCTAATTTTGGTAGATGTCAGAAGTCCTCCGGTATCACTGTAAAACGAATAACTACcgtatttctattttttaccATTAACTGAATGTCTTCAAAACATAGGCATATAAAAACACAGCAACTCTGAACATTATTTACCATCGTTTGTCAGATTTCCTGCTACTACTATTTTGTTTAGCTCGTGGATTAAAAGCTGAGACTTCTAAGTAAGGGCTGTAAACTTGTATGTTTCCTCGTGGAGCGTAAACAGCCCCCAGTAAATCTGGGCCATTGGTTCCACCAAGTTCAGTACTGTGGACCATATCAGTATAACGTGACAAATCCACACCTGGATGAGGTTCTAATCTGAACTTGGTATCTGCGTCATCAAGAGGTTGGAGgaaatttaaactaaaaatgTCCGCGTACATAAGTCCAGCTAAGCCGGCCCAGTCACCAACACTTAAACCTTTGTTTTCCCAAAAGTCTTCCTCATTTCCTGTCAATCTGGCGAAGACGTGGGTAGGATAAAGTCGTTCCAACATGAGAGCCCCCTGTTGTATCACCACCTACACATCATTAACATATTAGTAAATTtaacattataaacaaatttgatATAACCAGTGTAGTTAAATGAACAATTACTTTCAAATCGAAGGTAGTaagttttattttacttcttacAACCATTCCAAGaccagtttgcaaattttttctaCGTCTATCTAATTTCTCGTGTAATACAGCAATCAGATCTTTGGCTTCCTTTTCAAGCGATTTGTAAGGATCCTTTGTTTTGGCAAGGCTAGCAGCGAACGGACCAAAACAGGCCTCCACAAACTGAGTGAAATCTCTTTGTGGTTGGGTAATTAACCGTTCTGTTTCTTGCTGGAAAGCTAGTAATTCATCCAGCTCTAATTTAGCTTCAAATGCGGCCAATGCTTGTTCAGGTCTAATCTATCAATAACAATGAATTATTTAGTTTCTGGACTCTTTCAGTAGTTGCAATTAATGATACctacttgataataataatcagaTGTTAATCCTGGTCCAGCTATTCTTTTAACCACAAAACTATCACTGGCAGGTATACGACCCCTGTTCTTTATTACTAAATGGAACATGGTCGTGTCCCAGACCACTCTAATCCAATAACGTATCACAGCAACTACATAATATTATAGTTGGAATAATTCTGCTGAATGTAAATTACATACTACGTCattatgaaaaaaattataCCTGTAAGTATCACAAAAGAAATGATGGGGCACAAAGTAAGAGCTACAATTAATGCTGCGATTGGCTGCAGACACCCTTGTATACCAATATTCCAAACTAACGCCTCCATAATAACAAAGTATCGATTTCTACTTGGTTCTGGACTATCCAAATCCATTATAAGTGCCATAAACGCGTGCAGAGCTAAAGTAATCAAAGGCATCCTAAAACAATTcttatattgtaaaatttggaaatttgatattataattgaaaaaataatacgATTAACATACCATAAAACCGCAGTAAGCGCAATTAGAAGCGATCCTAAACTCGTGATCACACACACGATAGGAAAAACAAATAATATGATGAGTGTTCCTAAAAGACCCTTGACGCCATAGTTCCATAGCCTATTTAAATGCCTCGTCATTCCTTTCCCAATAAAtcctataacaaaataaatattaaattaagaaccaatcaaacaattatatattatactattatataaatataccaGTGTCCGGTTCGGTTTCAAAATGTGTTCGACTTTTGCTAATATGTCTCCAAAGTGCAATTAACCGAGAACAAAGAGTGGGCATTTGGGACGATTTTCTGGGAAATAAAGTTCCATTTAGTTGACTCAATTCTAGGTCAGGGGTAAAAGGTTGCACGAGTAACAGAGCTCGTATGGAGACTGGACTACACCACGGTACAGCTACACCTAACAGGAACATTGCATTCCAAGTCCAACACCATGTTCTAGCAACGTAATTGATCCAACGCCACATAGGCCACCTATGCAAACGTTTTTGAATAAAGTAACTTCCCAAGACTTTAAAGTATGATTACGTTATTGCAATATACCTTGTTGTGGTTGTATGTACGATTTCTCGTTCAACTAAGAAGACAGGTTGACTTGGATCAGCTCTAGGCGTGGTAATGGATGTAGGCGTATTGCTCAGCACTGTCGGTATGATTTCAGACTGGCCTTGAAAATTACGTCTGATGATCCAATTTTTTGGAAGCCATATTTGTGTTGGCCATTGGAAGCTCCTAGTAGGCGTTTTTACTTTTCGCAATTCTTTTAATAAAACTGGTTCTCTCTAAAAGGAACAATCATATTGCAATCATAGGaaataacaaagaaaataaaggTGTGCAAACTTGATGTACCTCCTTCATAAACGTTAAATCACGATTAAGAAAATAAACAGTTTGTTGCAGATTTTGATGAGTACACAGCGTGAGAGCTTCTTCGTGAGCACTCCATTCGCACTCTTCTATAAACTTCTCTTCCACCTCTCTCATTCTATCACGCATCCAGGGTTCTATTCGAGAAAGAACCGGATGCTCATTTTCGATATGACGTCTCAGTGCTTCTTTAGTTTGCAACAATTTACGCTGAACTGTTTCTATAGCTCGATGCATCAATACGACGGATTGTGCTTGTTGGACAAGAAGTTGAGCGATTCCGTTCCCTAGATCGAGTATGTCTGGATGTGACAAAATGTTAGAGAAAACTCTTTGCAGATATTCTCTCATAACAGCTTCGTTGACTTCCTGAAATTCATCGTAAGTGACAAAACTGTACATcgaatgaaatcaatgaattttattatcatCAAAAGTTGTACTCTTTCAATTTCTTCATCCGGTTTTTTTCGCGCTCTCAATTCTGATATCAGTCTTTCTCTAAAATGAAGAAACCAGCCTCGTGTCTCTCTCTCCAATATAGCAACTAGAATCGGTAAAGCTTTTCTGATAATGTCTCTGCTAAATAGTCTAAGATCAACCACTGCTCCGCCAGGTGTTCCGAACACGAAAGGAACAGGAATAGGCAATAACTGCGACAGTTCTCTTTCCACTTCAAATTTCTCCATGGTCGCTCGTCGAAGTTGTTTCCGGACGAAGCCGCACAGGAGTTCCAACGAATCTTCATACTCCGGCTGAAAAGTGCATAGCCTATATATATCTTTATAAGCGATGCCTGAAGAACTAAAACTACTTGACTCCTTTCCTTACAAATTCATAACGTTATTAAGCAAGAAAATGTTTACCCTGCAAACTAACTCTGCAACCAAGTATCGACACCTCTCTTCCTTGATTTTGGCATCTAGATTATGTGCTTGAAGTGATGGCACGCCAATTGTTATATCTGACAAGGAAAATATCACATATTAAGTTTGTGGATGAACGTGAAGAAtatcttttaataatatttgataaattttaccAAGTAGTCGTAACAGTCCCGTTAGCAATGCTTTCAAAGACTGTGAAACGCTGAAACAATGAGAGACAAGCCTGGCTTTAGCCGTAACCACAAGGAACCTGGTTGCCAACGCAAGATCTCGAAGCAATGCGTCTCTCCTCCTGTCTCTCCCGCGTTGAAGAAGTCCACTTAATCTCCATCGATGCGTTTGTCCAGAAAAGTTGATTGAATCCACTTCGAATTCCCTGAAATATGAAGCACATGTTAGAGTTGTCGATTCTTGGACAAAAGGGTGAGAGAGGTCCAGAAACAGAACGTAAACGTCTACATCGTGTAAACGAAATATTAACATGTTCCATggaaaaaataggaaaaaagCAAAAGTATAATTCTTTTACAATTCACACATCATACTTCAGGTGGAATatgttaataagaaaaataccctgaaaaatatatgaaaatctgTTTTCACAACAGGAAATCTGTGCATTATTACAATCCTTCAATTCATCACCTTCTCTACCCTTGTTTCATGGTGCTAAAGCTACTAAAAGGAATTGACGGCTATAATACAAGCATGTTCTAACATTGTgggtataaaaaaaaaagacaacCTACACCATTAACATATTGTATTCTATAGCAACTAGGTTGTGTTATTTTCATGCGGTTCAACAATTATTATGTTTGTTAAAAGCTGCATTGAGTTCATAAAACCTTTGTGTaaatcatacaacaataataacaattttcggTCAACGATGTGTTTGACAATGTTTTGTACATTTAATGTATATAATGGAAGGAGACGAGTATCATCATGCTGTTTTAAATCCTGTTTACAGTTTTAAAGGGAGAATAATCGTTCTTTCTGATTGCTGAGAAGTCGTGAAAAATGATCCTAAGTTATTGTACAAGGCGTGGTATCAATAATCAATCGTTTTGGGTGAACTGGTTGCTCtgt
Protein-coding regions in this window:
- the LOC100883607 gene encoding uncharacterized protein LOC100883607 isoform X1; its protein translation is MPHNLNSASVNSANTGPNHQSYNHQPYHRPNGDGLQPEKEPVEFDTSHLRGAPAEVEALVHNIKEVAQQFLYHWRTFPIVLPPPLSTCTEGEDTLARKKHHLRDLFVAPSFDELDSVAVDSKGEPRRLTKKQLESISKRGFQKEKYGKPKKLNATQLESIRRCGEFEVDSINFSGQTHRWRLSGLLQRGRDRRRDALLRDLALATRFLVVTAKARLVSHCFSVSQSLKALLTGLLRLLDITIGVPSLQAHNLDAKIKEERCRYLVAELVCRPEYEDSLELLCGFVRKQLRRATMEKFEVERELSQLLPIPVPFVFGTPGGAVVDLRLFSRDIIRKALPILVAILERETRGWFLHFRERLISELRARKKPDEEIEREVNEAVMREYLQRVFSNILSHPDILDLGNGIAQLLVQQAQSVVLMHRAIETVQRKLLQTKEALRRHIENEHPVLSRIEPWMRDRMREVEEKFIEECEWSAHEEALTLCTHQNLQQTVYFLNRDLTFMKEREPVLLKELRKVKTPTRSFQWPTQIWLPKNWIIRRNFQGQSEIIPTVLSNTPTSITTPRADPSQPVFLVEREIVHTTTTRWPMWRWINYVARTWCWTWNAMFLLGVAVPWCSPVSIRALLLVQPFTPDLELSQLNGTLFPRKSSQMPTLCSRLIALWRHISKSRTHFETEPDTGFIGKGMTRHLNRLWNYGVKGLLGTLIILFVFPIVCVITSLGSLLIALTAVLWMPLITLALHAFMALIMDLDSPEPSRNRYFVIMEALVWNIGIQGCLQPIAALIVALTLCPIISFVILTVAVIRYWIRVVWDTTMFHLVIKNRGRIPASDSFVVKRIAGPGLTSDYYYQIRPEQALAAFEAKLELDELLAFQQETERLITQPQRDFTQFVEACFGPFAASLAKTKDPYKSLEKEAKDLIAVLHEKLDRRRKNLQTGLGMVVRSKIKLTTFDLKVVIQQGALMLERLYPTHVFARLTGNEEDFWENKGLSVGDWAGLAGLMYADIFSLNFLQPLDDADTKFRLEPHPGVDLSRYTDMVHSTELGGTNGPDLLGAVYAPRGNIQVYSPYLEVSAFNPRAKQNSSSRKSDKRCDTGGLLTSTKIRRRTTSTNGTTEARWQPWKRQIRPYSAEKLLIPLPIPHPAHIAVTIHNRDSENPIPLDSELCQNILRAIEESPGEMSTEYVSRYRGAADSSFDSVASHSSVSVETGLDKDNETQETTNTEKEGETYHWTLSNWGGGMTRRRNNSGSIKVDLASPEDVTLDTDTTRVMFSTYGTTV
- the LOC100883607 gene encoding uncharacterized protein LOC100883607 isoform X2 — its product is MPHNLNSASVNSANTGPNHQSYNHQPYHRPNGDGLQPEKEPVEFDTSHLRGAPAEVEALVHNIKEVAQQFLYHWRTFPIVLPPPLSTCTEGEDTLARKKHHLRDLFVAPSFDELDSVAVDSKGEPRRLTKKQLESISKRGEFEVDSINFSGQTHRWRLSGLLQRGRDRRRDALLRDLALATRFLVVTAKARLVSHCFSVSQSLKALLTGLLRLLDITIGVPSLQAHNLDAKIKEERCRYLVAELVCRPEYEDSLELLCGFVRKQLRRATMEKFEVERELSQLLPIPVPFVFGTPGGAVVDLRLFSRDIIRKALPILVAILERETRGWFLHFRERLISELRARKKPDEEIEREVNEAVMREYLQRVFSNILSHPDILDLGNGIAQLLVQQAQSVVLMHRAIETVQRKLLQTKEALRRHIENEHPVLSRIEPWMRDRMREVEEKFIEECEWSAHEEALTLCTHQNLQQTVYFLNRDLTFMKEREPVLLKELRKVKTPTRSFQWPTQIWLPKNWIIRRNFQGQSEIIPTVLSNTPTSITTPRADPSQPVFLVEREIVHTTTTRWPMWRWINYVARTWCWTWNAMFLLGVAVPWCSPVSIRALLLVQPFTPDLELSQLNGTLFPRKSSQMPTLCSRLIALWRHISKSRTHFETEPDTGFIGKGMTRHLNRLWNYGVKGLLGTLIILFVFPIVCVITSLGSLLIALTAVLWMPLITLALHAFMALIMDLDSPEPSRNRYFVIMEALVWNIGIQGCLQPIAALIVALTLCPIISFVILTVAVIRYWIRVVWDTTMFHLVIKNRGRIPASDSFVVKRIAGPGLTSDYYYQIRPEQALAAFEAKLELDELLAFQQETERLITQPQRDFTQFVEACFGPFAASLAKTKDPYKSLEKEAKDLIAVLHEKLDRRRKNLQTGLGMVVRSKIKLTTFDLKVVIQQGALMLERLYPTHVFARLTGNEEDFWENKGLSVGDWAGLAGLMYADIFSLNFLQPLDDADTKFRLEPHPGVDLSRYTDMVHSTELGGTNGPDLLGAVYAPRGNIQVYSPYLEVSAFNPRAKQNSSSRKSDKRCDTGGLLTSTKIRRRTTSTNGTTEARWQPWKRQIRPYSAEKLLIPLPIPHPAHIAVTIHNRDSENPIPLDSELCQNILRAIEESPGEMSTEYVSRYRGAADSSFDSVASHSSVSVETGLDKDNETQETTNTEKEGETYHWTLSNWGGGMTRRRNNSGSIKVDLASPEDVTLDTDTTRVMFSTYGTTV